A section of the Humulus lupulus chromosome 2, drHumLupu1.1, whole genome shotgun sequence genome encodes:
- the LOC133819543 gene encoding uncharacterized protein LOC133819543, translating into METPPAEELLKKIQELEAGHAHLKQEMTKLMQSGSEDAAKRDQHHRPHQRSHSISPQRSRFGGPRRRAAALDGSPSLRHSSPLQRESRSRDLSNATAAGGEGVGPSAVNFTNKQYLNILQSMGQAVHIFDLSGRIIYWNRTAENLYGYSAAEALGQDAIELLVDPRDFSSANNIVKRVTVGENWTGQFPVKNKTGERILAVVTNTPFYDDDGALIGVICVSSDSQPFREMVVSQVDGKQHSESTFRPRNTVTTKLGLDPEQPLQTAIASKITNLASKVSNKVKSRIRSSENNVDREGGSGDSYSDPGYLDAINSDQREDANSSGASTPRGEVSVLPFGFFSNLDERSPGKPSRDSGDESEGKSAIHKMISSKAEAWMGKKGLSWPWKGNDREGSDVKTPRFVWPWLQNDQENDSSNLKNPITKLENHANDFNRHANNEASGSWSSSFNVNSTSSVSSCGSTSSSTVNKVDIDTDCLDYEILWEDLTIGEQIGQGSCGTVYHGLWYGSDVAIKVFSKQEYSDDVITSFRQEVSLMKRLRHPNVLLFMGAVTSPERLCIVTEFLPRGSLFRLLQRNTSKLEWRRRVHMALDIARGMNYLHHFNPPIIHRDLKSSNLLVDRNWTVKVGDFGLSRLKHETYLTTKTGKGTPQWMAPEVLRNEPSDEKSDVYSFGVILWELATEKIPWDNLNSMQVIGAVGFMNQRLEIPKDVDPQWASVIESCWHSDPTRRPAFQELLERFRELQRHYALQSQAARNAAGESTQKEV; encoded by the exons aTGGAAACCCCACCAGCAGAGGAGCTTCTAAAGAAGATCCAGGAACTCGAAGCGGGTCATGCCCACCTCAAGCAAGAGATGACCAAGCTCATGCAATCTGGTTCTGAAGATGCCGCCAAGCGGGATCAGCACCACCGCCCCCATCAAAGGTCTCACTCCATTTCGCCCCAGCGCTCCAGGTTTGGTGGTCCACGAAGAAGAGCTGCCGCTCTTGATGGCTCCCCTTCGCTCCGCCATTCCTCTCCGCTGCAGAGGGAGAGTCGGAGTCGTGATCTTTCAAATGCCACTGCCGCCGGAGGGGAAGGAGTTGGCCCTTCCGCTGTCAACTTTACTAATAAGCAGTATCTGAATATATTGCAGTCTATGGGGCAGGCTGTTCATATTTTTGATCTTAGTGGTCGAATAATCTACTG GAACAGGACTGCTGAAAATCTATATGGTTACTCTGCGGCAGAGGCCTTAGGCCAGGATGCCATTGAGCTTTTAGTAGATCCCCGTGACTTTTCTTCAGCCAATAATATAGTCAAACGTGTCACTGTGGGGGAGAACTGGACTGGACAGTTTCCTGTAAAAAATAAGACAGGGGAAAGGATTTTAGCTGTTGTAACCAATACACCTTTCTATGATGATGATGGTGCTTTGATAGGAGTAATCTGCGTATCAAGTGATTCACAACCCTTCAGAGAAATGGTGGTTTCACAAGTTGATGGAAAGCAACACTCAGAAAGCACTTTTCGGCCCAGAAATACTGTTACAACGAAACTTGGTCTCGATCCTGAGCAGCCTTTGCAGACTGCTATCGCATCAAAGATAACAAATTTG GCATCCAAGGTGAGCAACAAAGTCAAGTCGAGAATTCGGTCTTCAGAAAACAACGTGGATCGTGAAGGTGGGAGTGGAGATAGCTATTCTGATCCTGGATACTTAGATGCTATTAACTCTGACCAACGGGAGGATGCTAATTCAAGTGGAGCTAGCACACCCAGAGGAGAAGTATCTGTACTCCCATTTGGCTTCTTTTCCAATCTTGATGAAAGGTCTCCAGGAAAACCCTCCAGAGATTCTGGCGATGAAAGTGAAGGAAAATCTGCAATCCACAAGATGATCTCTTCGAAGGCTGAGGCATGGATGGGTAAAAAAGGGCTATCATGGCCGTGGAAAGGGAATGATCGAGAAGGGTCGGATGTTAAGACTCCACGCTTTGTTTGGCCTTGGTTACAAAATGATCAAGAGAATGATTCAAGCAATCTGAAGAATCCTATTACAAAACTAGAAAACCATGCAAATGATTTTAACCGGCATGCAAATAATGAGGCTTCAGGATCCTGGTCGTCCTCATTTAATGTCAACAGCACAAGCAGTGTTAGCAGCTGTGGAAGTACCAGTAGTAGTACTGTGAATAAGGTGGACATTGACACTGACTGCTTGGACTATGAAATCTTGTGGGAAGACTTGACAATTGGAGAGCAGATTGGACAAG GTTCATGTGGGACTGTATATCATGGCCTGTGGTACGGATCA GATGTTGCTATCAAGGTATTCTCCAAGCAAGAATATTCAGATGATGTGATAACCTCTTTTAGACAAGAG GTATCTCTTATGAAAAGACTTCGACATCCAAATGTACTGCTCTTTATGGGAGCTGTGACTTCACCAGAACGTCTTTGCATTGTGACAGAGTTCCTTCCACG TGGAAGCTTGTTTCGCTTATTACAGAGGAACACATCAAAATTAGAATGGAGAAGGCGTGTTCATATGGCATTGGATATA GCACGGGGCATGAATTATCTTCATCATTTCAATCCACCTATCATTCATCGAGATTTAAAGTCTTCAAATCTTCTCGTGGATAGGAACTGGACTGTCAAA GTTGGTGATTTCGGTCTTTCGCGTCTGAAGCATGAAACATATCTCACAACTAAGACTGGGAAAGGAACG CCTCAATGGATGGCACCAGAAGTTCTTCGTAATGAGCCCTCAGATGAGAA GTCTGATGTATACAGCTTTGGAGTGATACTCTGGGAGCTTGCTACTGAGAAGATTCCTTGGGATAATCTCAACTCAATGCAG GTAATTGGTGCTGTGGGGTTTATGAACCAAAGGCTGGAGATTCCAAAAGATGTAGATCCTCAATGGGCTTCAGTAATTGAAAGCTGCTGGCATAG TGATCCAACACGCCGTCCAGCATTCCAAGAACTGCTGGAAAGATTTAGGGAACTGCAAAGACATTACGCCCTTCAATCTCAGGCAGCACGTAATGCTGCAGGAGAGAGTACTCAAAAGGAAGTGTAG
- the LOC133819544 gene encoding uncharacterized protein LOC133819544 — MEGTVDDGGIDRMVDSKDLQQQSKAFDKLTDRVEDRQLDSTRVQEAMASIAASADADWNAMRMREKELAAVKINAADVDIIANELELDRKVAERTLREHKGDAVAAIRHLLH, encoded by the exons ATGGAAGGAACCGTAGACGACGGAGGGATTGACAGAATGGTCGACTCTAAAGACCTTCAACAACAGAGCAAAGCCTTCGACAAGCTCACTGACCGAGTCGAAGATCGTCAACTCGACTCAACTCGTGTTCAAGAG GCTATGGCGTCCATAGCTGCTTCTGCTGATGCTGATTGGAATGCCATGAGGATGAG AGAGAAAGAATTGGCTGCTGTTAAGATCAACGCAGCTGATGTGGACATAATCGCAAATGAGCTGGAG TTGGACAGGAAGGTTGCTGAGAGAACCTTAAGGGAGCACAAAGGCGATGCTGTTGCTGCTATTAGACACTTACTCCATTAG